A window of Agelaius phoeniceus isolate bAgePho1 chromosome 9, bAgePho1.hap1, whole genome shotgun sequence genomic DNA:
CTTCTCCAAGGTTAAAAATAGGACTGGGTTGAAAACTGAAAGCCTGGTTTGCATTCGCCCTCATTATGTTGATTGCTTATTTACATGTATGCAAATGGAGGAAGAGGCAGTGGCTCCTCCACCTGGGGACCCCTTGGCACAGGAGAGCCTAAACCCCACCAGGTAAATccctgctgagggctgggcCATGGGGCTGTGGCCCCTTCCCAGGATCACCCTGAAAGCGAAGGATCACCCGCTCTTGCCGTGCCGATCCGAGGGCTGAGCCGCAGCCTCGGGCCGAGTCCAGTGGCCGGTGGCACGGTGGTTACAGCAGCCATTGCCTCTCCCCCCACCCTGCTCCACCAGATGTGCgtgtccagctccagctgttccccATCAGCCTCCCCCGTGCAGCACCGCCAGCTCCGGGATCCTTTTTCCACCAGGCCCCATGTCCTTCATCAGACACCAATTTGGTCTTGCCCAGCTGCTCATTTTTCTTTCCGCCGTGTGACATGTTTTCACCTGGCTCCTAATCCGTCTCTTTCCATTCACAACTCGAGCTGTTTATGGATGTGCCTCTgctccccctgctctccccacccCCCAGAcagagccatccatcaataaaACCCCGCTGTGCCCCCGAGCCTCAGCACTTCCCCTCCCAGGACACCAATATCCCAACAGCCACGGGCACacattcctcctgctgctccacgGGGTGATCCCATGGGGCCATTGCTTTCCTCCTtgcccccagcagcacagggggctTGATGGCACTGATGgtcctggaagctgaggcaccCAGGACACCAGGGGACTCTTCCTGGATGGGGGGGCAAGAGAGGGGCTGTGGCCCCTCTGCTCGGCATGGGCACCCACTCTTTTGGGGCTGATCCCTTCAGCGAAGGTGTGGGGTGAGAGtggcccatggcagggagagtCCTAACTCTTGGGGGTCACCCGGCGCGGGGGGGCTGTGTCTGTGTCCCCCCATAGTAGGTGACAGGTGCTTTAATGCCTGTGgtgacagctgctgctgcaggaggaggcagctgTGCCAAGGAGGAAGAGTTtgatgatgaggaggaggacAGCTGGGCAGTCAAACCTAGAGGCACCAAGCATAGGGGCCATGGCTGGGGAGTGCCCTGGGATGGGGGGTGGCCCAGGCTGTGCATCAGGGACCCTCCTCCCCAGGGAGGGACATCACTCATCTCACCTGTATTCTCATCAGCCCGGGGCTCTTCTTTCCCCCCCAGCAGCTGGCCCTGTGAATATGGAGGGGAGACATCACGGGATCCCTGTGGAGGTTGAGAGcatcctgctccctcctgctaCCCTGGAGTGCTTTGCTTTTGACTGATTTTGACTGAGAAGCAAACCCCCAAATATCCCAATGGACGGGGGGTTTCCTGAAGAGCCTGAGCAGGACAGGGTTGAGAAGAACCCAGCAGgactgcagggctgagctgccaggctctgcagcctgtgtgtACAAGAacacacaggggcaggaggtACTGGCTCCCCAACCCAATACTGCCTGGGAACTTGTCCAGGGTTGGGCTGCCACCTCTCTTGGAATGGAATGGGAGGAGTTAGTGAGAGGGTCCTCCTCCCTTGAACCCACTGTTCCCGGTTTCAGCTCACTGAGACTTTCTCCCCTTCCCAGTTCCCACTAAAGTAGCACAAGGGGAATTCAAACTGGAACTAAACCAGGGGTGTTTTGCAaccaaggaaaaaataaagcaagctGAATCTGAAGAGAGCAGTGGAAAACCCCTCCTGCCTCTAGGACACTGCTCTGTTTTATGATGTCAGCCTCATTTTCCCCAGATGAAGATCACCCCtggacagccccagccaggccagcCCAGGGCCCCACTGCACATCCTGGACAAAGGCTCCTCCTCGCCCTTCCCAGCCTTGACTGAGTACAGAGGGTCCCCAAACCAGCCTGGGgtgctgccagcacccacaAAGCCCCTGGAGGCAGTGGGGCTTTAGGTGGAGATGAAGCCTTAAGGGCTGGGTGCCCAGGCAGCAGTATGGCTGGAGCAGTGGATGCTGGCAGAGTCAGGAaagctgctgtccccagcccagtcCCCATCCCACAATGGGGATTGTTCTGGAGCCCATGGGCAGGATGCGGCCTGGCCGGCTCCGTGCCTGACTCACATCCTCGCTGCCTGGGAGGGAGCTGGTGGAGAGCCACATCTCCAGCACACCTTCCCACGGGGCTGGGACACGGCCTGGGCACTGGAGGGGACCCTGTTTGCATCTGGGACCCACTGCTGCCCCATGGCCGAGCTGCTCCCTCCCAAGAGCCCCTCCGGAATCCCCCACCATGGTCCGGGCCCTGCGGGACTGGGCAGCGTTTCCTGCCCAAAGCAGGTTGGAGCCTCCCGCCGGAGCTGGCGTTCCCAGgggaagagctgcagcagagcgaGGCATTTGCACTAAGTGATCAcatttatttgaatattttgcgtgtgtgtgtgtgtgtgtgtgtgtgtctaaaATTGGTTACAGAATAAATACCTGTGCCTTATAGCAGGAAGTCCACTTTTTTTTTATACAAAGTGCTTGTTACAGGAAGTTGCATCAGCGATATGCAGGAGGGGAGTGCGTTTTGGTCACGCTTCCCCTCCTGAAAActagaacagatttttttttatttatttatttgtggttttttgtaaagtttcttttccctttttttttgtgcattaAATTTCCTGCCATTGTGTATTTACAAATctctgaaagaaggaaaaaaatgccaatATGCATGAGAAGTGGCCTtgtaacacaaaaaaaaaaaaaatcagcctttaaaaaaaaaaaaagtaacaaacCCAAAATCTACAAGTATCATTTCATACTGAATCAATGatagattttttcttttttttttttctttttaaaaagggaaagaaaggggtggggaaaggggaaaaactgaaccaaaccagaaaaaatgaACTCGGAGAAATAGAAAGAGAGAAGGTGCCATTGTCCCTTCTGAAGTTTTCCAAAGGCAGAGAGGAGCGAGGAAGAGCACAATGCACAGACCCAGATGTCCGACTGAAATCCCCATCAATTTCTTCTCGGTAATTTCTCCCTCGTGTTTACCCAGCGAGGGGCAGGAAGGActtccaaaattaaattaaaaaaaggcattaaaatgaaaaaaattatttcatttttaaaagattaaaaaaaaaaaaaaggagatatgATAGAAcaaccctccccaaaatcctggagGGGCGTGAGGCAGGGAAAAAATCGGGTTTGATTTAAaaggtggggggaaaaaaaaaaaaaaaagaaaagccaaaccaaaccagaCTTTTCTCTCTGAACACGTCATCGAGCAGGACTCTCCAGAGAGTGTGACGGTTAACTGGTGACGTAGTGTTTGGCCGAGGGCTGCCCGTAGACCCTATAGAAATCCTGCCGCCCGTGCTGCTGGGATGCGTCAATCCATTCCCTCACGGCAAGTCCCGGGAGCGACTGGGGCacggcgggggcgggcggcAGCGGGTGGGAGTACTCCTGCGACGACACTGTCCAGGGGAAGTGCCCCGAGCGCGGGTAGGGCTGGTGCCCGCTGTGGTTGGACACCGAGGAACAGTAACAGTTATCCACGGAGCAGACGAGGATTTTGCGCCCGCCGTACTGGGAGAGCACGGACTGCTGAGATGACGTGGTGTTGGGGTAGTGAGATGGGTTGAAGACGGAGCCCGAGTGCACTGGCTGCGGGCCGCTAGGAAGTCCAACTATGTGCTGCGTGGAGCTACAAGGCACCATGGCTTGTGCGGACTGCCCCTCGCCGGCCGAAGCGCCCTGGCTCATGTACTGGCTCGCCACAGTCCCGGACGATGGCTCGAGGAAGCTGCCCTCGGGAAAGGCGGTGGAGTGCTTGCGCTTCTCCGCGCCGGAGTTGCTGACGGTGCAGGGGTACATGGGGATGCTCTGCAGGAAGGGGACGGGGGTGCTCAGAGGACCTGTGGAGGGGAACAGGAGAGGGGATTGGATTAAGCACAGcgtggcacagctccagggtgCTCTGGCTGCTGATCCAAAGCTGCAGTGGAGCCCCGAGACCCACGTTCCAGCCCCATGTGTGCAGTGGCAAACCACGcacacagccctgtgcaggTGGACTTGCAGattcagttctgggcccttGGCAGtgggctcggagcagccccgggcactGCTCTGCAAACAGCTCATGAACACAGTCCCTAacaggagcagagtgggacagcctgggggaTAAACACCAATCCCCCAAGGAGAGGACTGGGAAGGCTCCACAGGACGTGGTTTGCTCCCAGGCAttggctgggggctgtgggaccatgccagcccctggctgtccctgcccacatGCTGACCCCCATCTTTCCACTGACTTTTCCTGGCAATGGCCAAACCCCCAAAAGCTCTGTATTTCAGGGTTTTGTGTAACCCAACAAAACACAGCTATTTCACAAGACAAGGAAAATGCCCTCGGCAGAGTCAGGAACTGGCTTGGTGACTCTCCCTGCTGACTGCAGAGGGGCTCCAAGGGGTCCCTGCCCCAAAGAGCTCTCCCCACCATTTTGTACTGGGATCTGCAGGGCAGCCAGCTACGGATACAGGAGGTAGTGAGGTCCCATGCCCCTGCACCCCTCAGGTTTCACCCACCTTCCAGCAActtcctcagctgcttctccttcTTGGCAATCTCGTTCAGGAAAAGCTTGGAGTTGAGGTGGCCGATTTTGGGTGGGGGCAGGCTGCCACCTGTACAGTTCTGAGTCCTGTTGGGGATGGCAGGCAGAGAGATGTGAGTTACAAGGTGAACTCAGGAGAGGGACAGCTCCTCCCCTCACGCCCTCCTGGAGCCAAACGCCCTCCCCAGGGTAGAGGACAGAAGTGAGCTGGCTGTCTCTGGCAGACAGGACCTTCCCTGTCCAGTTTTGCTTGAATAtcccctgccagggcacaccTCCTGCAGTCCATGTCCCCACTGCATGGCCATCCCAGCTCATCTCTGCTCTGCTAGTGCTGCCTTTAacttcctgccctgcctctgcccagtgGAGCTGGACGAAGCCCTGCATCCCAACCGCGCTGGTCCCATCCTCTGCTCTTCCACAAGCACAACACTGAGATTCCCCTAGTCCACGGGGAGGACCTGATTCAATGGCTGCACGAGGGGATTTTTTCATcctcacagagagagagagggaagctGAGCATGGCACGTGCCTCTCCCAAACCCTGTAGCATCCCTGgccctggtcttcctctggatattgtgctgctgccacccctgtGGACATGAACACACCCTTTTCCCCAAACACGTCTGTCCCGCTGCGCTTACCTGTCCATTAAGATTTTCACAGACTTGGTGTTCTAGAAGTGGAAGGAGAAGCTCTGGTCAGTAAGGCCAATCCCTGCCATGGTGGCCATGCCCCCTTTCAGTGTCAGCTTCCATGGCCCCCCAGGAGGGGACAGTCTGACCATGGGCActgagccccctttcccctgcatgggctgctccagccccatctCCAGCTGTGGCAACTCCTCATTTGAGGCCAGCACTGAGCCTGCCTCACTTCTCCTTGACTTCTTCCACTGCTGAGCACTCTGGAGacatcagccagccctgccaaTGTCGCCATCCTGCTCCCCACCACACCCCACACATACCAAATTCTTCCCACACAACCAAACCTCTCCACAGCCCCCGTCCCACCCTGGCATGGGCAGCTTGTCTTACCTTCATGAAGTTGATGTCCTCAGTTTTGTCAAACATGACCTGGACAGAGCTGAGCAGCTTCTTGGCCTCCTGCATGCGCTCATTGAGGTGCAGAACCTGGGCCGCGTTCTCGTTGCAGAACTTGGCCTGGGCCTTGTCCAGGATCTCCATGGTCTTCCGCAAGTCCTCATCCAAGATCTGGTGCATCTTCTCGTACTGCAGGCGCACCTCATCCTTCAGCTGGTTCACCTTCtcctggggagaggaggagggtCAGTGCTCTGTGCTCTTTGACCTCTTCCCGGTTGTTCCAGGACACCTGGGTCCTTTCTTAGCAGTGGAGAGTGCAACCTGAAAGCTgcaccccagctctgctctcctgcaaCACCCAAACCCTGCTGTCAACTCCCACATGGGAGGACTTCTATGTGCCAGAAACACAACAGGGATACTCTGAAGGTTTGATTGGTTCAGCAGATTCCTGGACATACTCCCTGGGGTCTGTGTGGGGATCAGCTCCAGAGACCCAATGCCAAGGAACAACCTGCTACACCACCAATGGAAGTGTGCTCCCCTGAAAAATCCCACCCATCCCTATCTGCATACTCTTTCCCAccttcatcctcatccccagccccatcccaggctGGAGACACTTCATGTTCCAGGGCCTTTCCCTTCATGCTCTGGGAGGCCGAGGGGCTTTAAGGACCACAGGCACTCCCTTCCTGAGaaaggctgtgctgagctgaggcAGGATGTGCCATCTGATATTTAAGGGCAACCTTGTTCCTCACCTCCCAACTCAACCCAGGGCCcatgaggctgcagagcagctccaaacACTTTTTTTATTCTCCCCAAATGACAACTGATGACACTGAAATGGAGGCTGGAAGTCTGTCCAGTTACTCCTCCCCTGCATGCCTGCCTTCCTCCCTGCCCACCTGGCCCCTGTGTCCCACGAGCTTGTCCCCATTGTGCCACAGGGTGACAGTTCCTGGGACTGGCCGTGGCAGGGTGAGGCACTGGTTACCTCGACCAGCCGCTTGTCTGATTCCAGCTTGTAGAGCTGCTCCTCGATGTCCTGCTCCCGCTCCTCCAGGCGGTCCTGCTGCTTCATCAGCATCTTCTGCAGAGATGAGAGAAAGCAGCATCGTCAGAGCCCAGCGGCCGCATGTGCCAGTGAACATcactgctgcccacactggCTCTGCCCACATGGTTCAGGAGGGATGGTGCTTTTTCCCAGCAGGATGCCACTGCCAGGCTGAAAGCCCCCGTGTAGCTTGTGGAGCAGGGAACTTGGTTATTTCAATGGCAGGAATGGCAGAGGGGCTGCCTGTGCCGGGCTGTGTTAtcagctgggctgtgtcccctggATGGGGGCAGCACCTCAGGTAACTTTCTGCAGCCTGGTCAGTGGGGTTAGGTCAGGGCCAAGCCCTGGGGACTGTGGGGGGGAGCCAGAGAGGCTCATCCCCCACTAAGGCAGTACCATTTGAGGCCCATCACCCATCGCCAGCAGGCTCCTGTGAGACATCACCACCTCCCTCGCGCTCCCGTACGCCACGCCAAatcctttctcccttc
This region includes:
- the TRIM8 gene encoding E3 ubiquitin-protein ligase TRIM8 yields the protein MAENWKNCFEEELICPICLHVFVEPVQLPCKHNFCRGCIGEAWAKESGLVRCPECNQAYNQKPNLEKNLKLTNIVEKFNSLNLEKPPSVLHCVFCRRGPPLPAQKICLRCEAPCCQSHVQTHLQQPSTARGHLLVEAEDVRAWSCPQHNAYRLYHCEAEQVAVCQFCCYYSGAHQGHSVCDVEIRRNEIRKMLMKQQDRLEEREQDIEEQLYKLESDKRLVEEKVNQLKDEVRLQYEKMHQILDEDLRKTMEILDKAQAKFCNENAAQVLHLNERMQEAKKLLSSVQVMFDKTEDINFMKNTKSVKILMDRTQNCTGGSLPPPKIGHLNSKLFLNEIAKKEKQLRKLLEGPLSTPVPFLQSIPMYPCTVSNSGAEKRKHSTAFPEGSFLEPSSGTVASQYMSQGASAGEGQSAQAMVPCSSTQHIVGLPSGPQPVHSGSVFNPSHYPNTTSSQQSVLSQYGGRKILVCSVDNCYCSSVSNHSGHQPYPRSGHFPWTVSSQEYSHPLPPAPAVPQSLPGLAVREWIDASQQHGRQDFYRVYGQPSAKHYVTS